In one Magallana gigas chromosome 7, xbMagGiga1.1, whole genome shotgun sequence genomic region, the following are encoded:
- the LOC105320676 gene encoding uncharacterized protein isoform X3, with the protein MKRTIFFSKDASERRIISKMPKIKTLRRTSRNALEHSPSFNYACRRRNGLSNKQNLPLTFCNPKQRLSTLKMRRAGASEDIECSRKLFPHFIHVCNLTTDFTDRAAKVTKIPQHQFTLERMKLYFKVQRLDTLNTQSMPCGQANMSSFPTICVCNEEQINIRNGVLYMGEKTFKKTKNMLNVSNLDTIAIRSAITDPEVREIHEALTTLLETPLWEILVEIKQNIKLSDASHKVDMLSMELDVLLNTVKHVTFRDMISNRVPERQAYSDIPEAVKDYLLSREIRYIKEVPLKNHLMKMVTAH; encoded by the exons CATCGGAACGAAGGATAATATCTAAAATGCCTAAAATCAAAACGCTACGTAGGACGTCGAGAAATGCCCTGGAACATTCCCCTTCTTTCAACTACGCATGTCGTCGTAGAAATGGCTTATCTAACAAACAAAACCTACCATTGACGTTTTGTAATCCTAAGCAACGTTTGTCGACTTTAAAAATGCGGAGAG CTGGTGCTAGTGAAGACATAGAATGTTCCCGAAAACTTTTCCCTCATTTTATCCATGTCTGCAACCTGACCACCGATTTCACAGATCGGGCTGCTAAAGTCACCAAAATCCCGCAGCATCAATTCACTCTTGAAAGGATGAAACTTTATTTTAAGGTTCAGCGGTTAGATACCTTAAACACACAGTCGATGCCCTGCGGTCAAG CAAATATGTCGTCCTTTCCAACCATATGTGTCTGTAACGAAGAGCAAATCAACATAAGAAACGGA GTTCTTTATATGGGAGAAAAGACATTCAAGAAAACAAAGAACATGTTGAACGTAAGCAATTTGGACACCATTGCAATACGATCTGCAATAACGGACCCTGAAGTTAGAGAAATACACGAGGCTTTGACAACACTTTTAGAAACCCCACTCTGGGAAATTCTTGtagaaatcaaacaaaacattaaattgtcAGATGCATCTCATAAGGTGGACATGCTTTCCATGGAATTGGATGTTCTGCTGAATACAGTTAAACATGTTACTTTCAGAGATATGATTAGCAATAGGGTTCCTGAACGCCAAGCCTATTCGGATATTCCTGAAGCGGTTAAAGATTATTTGCTCAG CAGGGAGATAAGATATATAAAAGAAGTTCCTCTGAAGAATCATCTAATGAAAATGGTTACGGCACATTAG
- the LOC105320676 gene encoding uncharacterized protein isoform X1 codes for MKRTIFFSKDASERRIISKMPKIKTLRRTSRNALEHSPSFNYACRRRNGLSNKQNLPLTFCNPKQRLSTLKMRRAGASEDIECSRKLFPHFIHVCNLTTDFTDRAAKVTKIPQHQFTLERMKLYFKVQRLDTLNTQSMPCGQANMSSFPTICVCNEEQINIRNGVLYMGEKTFKKTKNMLNVSNLDTIAIRSAITDPEVREIHEALTTLLETPLWEILVEIKQNIKLSDASHKVDMLSMELDVLLNTVKHVTFRDMISNRVPERQAYSDIPEAVKDYLLRNREINGFGILNNNDFRVFVNHENKRRHLRENMLRIFPNIFKTKLNLQVKIGKPCICFYSQQGDKIYKRSSSEESSNENGYGTLGGFVSDQNNDTHFLTCSHGCQKGDIIFADDNNSGRKRIGECVFATDLKTKPKIDVFIDVALVKIDSEVVDSCNLSMLNNTFQQSNVKIYLENLQNIAKRAFVYKIGASTSVTKGLITSPEFHLNTTGGRAELFFVSDIADIPFAKRGDSGSIVFMIENSSALDTIHVIGMISGGFTPRQPPGEDEKVDTNRKSEKKDDEGAKKEVSCTGDITCFRMDKTMEFLRKKGIDVCFRNQI; via the exons CATCGGAACGAAGGATAATATCTAAAATGCCTAAAATCAAAACGCTACGTAGGACGTCGAGAAATGCCCTGGAACATTCCCCTTCTTTCAACTACGCATGTCGTCGTAGAAATGGCTTATCTAACAAACAAAACCTACCATTGACGTTTTGTAATCCTAAGCAACGTTTGTCGACTTTAAAAATGCGGAGAG CTGGTGCTAGTGAAGACATAGAATGTTCCCGAAAACTTTTCCCTCATTTTATCCATGTCTGCAACCTGACCACCGATTTCACAGATCGGGCTGCTAAAGTCACCAAAATCCCGCAGCATCAATTCACTCTTGAAAGGATGAAACTTTATTTTAAGGTTCAGCGGTTAGATACCTTAAACACACAGTCGATGCCCTGCGGTCAAG CAAATATGTCGTCCTTTCCAACCATATGTGTCTGTAACGAAGAGCAAATCAACATAAGAAACGGA GTTCTTTATATGGGAGAAAAGACATTCAAGAAAACAAAGAACATGTTGAACGTAAGCAATTTGGACACCATTGCAATACGATCTGCAATAACGGACCCTGAAGTTAGAGAAATACACGAGGCTTTGACAACACTTTTAGAAACCCCACTCTGGGAAATTCTTGtagaaatcaaacaaaacattaaattgtcAGATGCATCTCATAAGGTGGACATGCTTTCCATGGAATTGGATGTTCTGCTGAATACAGTTAAACATGTTACTTTCAGAGATATGATTAGCAATAGGGTTCCTGAACGCCAAGCCTATTCGGATATTCCTGAAGCGGTTAAAGATTATTTGCTCAG AAATCGAGAAATCAATGGATTTGGTATATTGAACAATAACGATTTTCGGGTTTTTGTAAATCACGAAAACAAAAGAAGACATCTACGAGAAAATATGCTGAGAATTTtcccaaatattttcaaaacaaaattaaatttacaagtGAAAATTGGCAAACCTTGTATTTGCTTTTATTCTCAGCAGGGAGATAAGATATATAAAAGAAGTTCCTCTGAAGAATCATCTAATGAAAATGGTTACGGCACATTAGGAGGATTTGTTTCTGATCAAAACAATGATACGCATTTTTTAACTTGCTCGCACGGCTGCCAAAAAGGAGATATTATCTTTGCTGATGACAACAATTCCGGAAGAAAAAGAATCGGAGAATGTGTATTTGCAACTGAccttaaaacaaaaccaaagatCGATGTTTTTATTGATGTTGCTCTTGTAAAGATTGATAGTGAAGTCGTAGACAGTTGCAATCTATCAATGCTTAATAATACTTTTCAACAATCAAACGTCAAGATTTACTTAGAAAACTTGCAAAACATTGCCAAAAGAGCATTTGTTTACAAGATTGGGGCATCGACATCGGTGACCAAGGGATTAATTACATCCCCAGAGTTCCACCTTAATACAACTGGAGGAAGAGctgaacttttttttgtttccgATATTGCTGACATTCCATTTGCCAAAAGAGGTGACAGTGGATCGATTGTTTTCATGATCGAAAATAGCTCTGCGCTCGATACTATACACGTTATCGGAATGATTTCTGGTGGGTTCACACCGCGTCAACCACCTGGAGAAGATGAGAAGGTAGATACAAACAGGAAGTCAGAGAAAAAAGACGATGAGGGAGCCAAAAAGGAGGTTAGCTGTACTGGGGATATTACCTGCTTTAGAATGGACAAGACTATGGAATTTTTAAGGAAGAAAGGCATTGATGTTTGCTTTAgaaatcaaatttga
- the LOC105320676 gene encoding uncharacterized protein isoform X2, whose amino-acid sequence MPKIKTLRRTSRNALEHSPSFNYACRRRNGLSNKQNLPLTFCNPKQRLSTLKMRRAGASEDIECSRKLFPHFIHVCNLTTDFTDRAAKVTKIPQHQFTLERMKLYFKVQRLDTLNTQSMPCGQANMSSFPTICVCNEEQINIRNGVLYMGEKTFKKTKNMLNVSNLDTIAIRSAITDPEVREIHEALTTLLETPLWEILVEIKQNIKLSDASHKVDMLSMELDVLLNTVKHVTFRDMISNRVPERQAYSDIPEAVKDYLLRNREINGFGILNNNDFRVFVNHENKRRHLRENMLRIFPNIFKTKLNLQVKIGKPCICFYSQQGDKIYKRSSSEESSNENGYGTLGGFVSDQNNDTHFLTCSHGCQKGDIIFADDNNSGRKRIGECVFATDLKTKPKIDVFIDVALVKIDSEVVDSCNLSMLNNTFQQSNVKIYLENLQNIAKRAFVYKIGASTSVTKGLITSPEFHLNTTGGRAELFFVSDIADIPFAKRGDSGSIVFMIENSSALDTIHVIGMISGGFTPRQPPGEDEKVDTNRKSEKKDDEGAKKEVSCTGDITCFRMDKTMEFLRKKGIDVCFRNQI is encoded by the exons ATGCCTAAAATCAAAACGCTACGTAGGACGTCGAGAAATGCCCTGGAACATTCCCCTTCTTTCAACTACGCATGTCGTCGTAGAAATGGCTTATCTAACAAACAAAACCTACCATTGACGTTTTGTAATCCTAAGCAACGTTTGTCGACTTTAAAAATGCGGAGAG CTGGTGCTAGTGAAGACATAGAATGTTCCCGAAAACTTTTCCCTCATTTTATCCATGTCTGCAACCTGACCACCGATTTCACAGATCGGGCTGCTAAAGTCACCAAAATCCCGCAGCATCAATTCACTCTTGAAAGGATGAAACTTTATTTTAAGGTTCAGCGGTTAGATACCTTAAACACACAGTCGATGCCCTGCGGTCAAG CAAATATGTCGTCCTTTCCAACCATATGTGTCTGTAACGAAGAGCAAATCAACATAAGAAACGGA GTTCTTTATATGGGAGAAAAGACATTCAAGAAAACAAAGAACATGTTGAACGTAAGCAATTTGGACACCATTGCAATACGATCTGCAATAACGGACCCTGAAGTTAGAGAAATACACGAGGCTTTGACAACACTTTTAGAAACCCCACTCTGGGAAATTCTTGtagaaatcaaacaaaacattaaattgtcAGATGCATCTCATAAGGTGGACATGCTTTCCATGGAATTGGATGTTCTGCTGAATACAGTTAAACATGTTACTTTCAGAGATATGATTAGCAATAGGGTTCCTGAACGCCAAGCCTATTCGGATATTCCTGAAGCGGTTAAAGATTATTTGCTCAG AAATCGAGAAATCAATGGATTTGGTATATTGAACAATAACGATTTTCGGGTTTTTGTAAATCACGAAAACAAAAGAAGACATCTACGAGAAAATATGCTGAGAATTTtcccaaatattttcaaaacaaaattaaatttacaagtGAAAATTGGCAAACCTTGTATTTGCTTTTATTCTCAGCAGGGAGATAAGATATATAAAAGAAGTTCCTCTGAAGAATCATCTAATGAAAATGGTTACGGCACATTAGGAGGATTTGTTTCTGATCAAAACAATGATACGCATTTTTTAACTTGCTCGCACGGCTGCCAAAAAGGAGATATTATCTTTGCTGATGACAACAATTCCGGAAGAAAAAGAATCGGAGAATGTGTATTTGCAACTGAccttaaaacaaaaccaaagatCGATGTTTTTATTGATGTTGCTCTTGTAAAGATTGATAGTGAAGTCGTAGACAGTTGCAATCTATCAATGCTTAATAATACTTTTCAACAATCAAACGTCAAGATTTACTTAGAAAACTTGCAAAACATTGCCAAAAGAGCATTTGTTTACAAGATTGGGGCATCGACATCGGTGACCAAGGGATTAATTACATCCCCAGAGTTCCACCTTAATACAACTGGAGGAAGAGctgaacttttttttgtttccgATATTGCTGACATTCCATTTGCCAAAAGAGGTGACAGTGGATCGATTGTTTTCATGATCGAAAATAGCTCTGCGCTCGATACTATACACGTTATCGGAATGATTTCTGGTGGGTTCACACCGCGTCAACCACCTGGAGAAGATGAGAAGGTAGATACAAACAGGAAGTCAGAGAAAAAAGACGATGAGGGAGCCAAAAAGGAGGTTAGCTGTACTGGGGATATTACCTGCTTTAGAATGGACAAGACTATGGAATTTTTAAGGAAGAAAGGCATTGATGTTTGCTTTAgaaatcaaatttga